A section of the Amblyomma americanum isolate KBUSLIRL-KWMA chromosome 2, ASM5285725v1, whole genome shotgun sequence genome encodes:
- the LOC144122094 gene encoding uncharacterized protein LOC144122094 — protein sequence MPGCCAFGCSNRTESGKTFFSIPTGKNDRERRSAWLHRIGRENFKPTKNTRVCEDHFCAEDFEKARVDGKKRLKHKAVPSIFSHRVPKKIRKPPFARLPNSPANNLAEEQAEPEEENLLIAADSIADGLKSSKEPHDHDESADVATEVPITSDIQEDAPPNMFSEVDVMKRQLNLERRKRARAEMECDALRSSFNGLLAEDQLRVLQKGTMRGSS from the exons atgcctggctgctgcgcctTCGGATGCAGCAACCGAACCGAGTCTGGAAAGACGTTTTTCTCGATTCCGACCGGGAAAAATGACCGAGAGCGTCGTTCTGCGTGGCTACACAGAATCGGCCGGGAGAACTTCAAGCCTACGAAAAACACCCGCGTGTGCGAG GACCACTTTTGTGCAGAAGACTTTGAGAAGGCTAGAGTGGATGGGAAGAAGAGGCTAAAGCACAAAGCTGTGCCAAGTATTTTTTCTCACCGTGTgccaaaaaaaatcagaaagccaCCATTCGCCCGCCTTCCTAATTCACCAGCAAACAACTTGGCTGAAGAACAGGCTGAACCTGAAGAGGAAAACTTGCTAATAG CTGCTGACAGCATAGCAGATGGACTCAAGTCTTCAAAAGAGCCACATGATCATGATGAATCTGCTGATGTGGCAACAGAAGTGCCCATAACCTCTGATATTCAAGAGGATGCACCTCCCAACATGTTCAGTGAAGTTGACGTAATGAAACGCCAACTTAacttggaaagaagaaagcgtGCAAGGGCGGAAATGGAGTGTGACGCCCTGAGAAGTTCTTTTAATGGACTTCTTGCAGAAGACCAGCTCCGTGTCCTGCAAAAGGGAACAATGAGAGGGTCATCATAG